One window of the Streptomyces asoensis genome contains the following:
- a CDS encoding ATP-binding protein yields MDDQGRGPDPRPEGAPGEPSEPSAPSVEAVPRPLPYEGVWRFTAPAVDASVPQARHAVRDLLYRQGVPVSDDLAQGLLLIVSELVTNAVRHAAVLSPVLAVEVAVGAEWVRVSVEDNHPYRPTALEADHGRTGGRGLLLVREITREAGGVCDVEHTAGGGKVIWAALPLKPVRVP; encoded by the coding sequence ATGGACGATCAAGGGCGCGGGCCCGACCCACGCCCAGAGGGCGCCCCGGGCGAACCCTCCGAGCCCTCTGCACCCTCTGTGGAAGCCGTGCCCCGGCCGCTGCCCTACGAAGGCGTCTGGCGATTCACCGCTCCCGCCGTGGACGCCTCGGTCCCGCAGGCGCGACACGCCGTGCGGGACCTGCTGTACCGCCAGGGGGTGCCGGTCTCCGACGACCTGGCGCAGGGACTCCTGCTGATCGTCTCCGAGCTGGTGACCAACGCCGTCCGGCACGCGGCGGTGCTGTCGCCGGTGCTCGCCGTGGAGGTGGCGGTCGGGGCCGAGTGGGTGCGGGTGTCGGTGGAGGACAACCACCCCTACCGCCCGACCGCCCTGGAGGCCGACCACGGCCGCACGGGCGGCCGGGGGCTGCTGCTGGTGCGGGAGATCACCCGGGAGGCGGGCGGGGTCTGCGACGTCGAGCACACAGCGGGCGGCGGCAAGGTGATCTGGGCGGCCCTGCCGCTCAAGCCCGTGCGGGTGCCCTGA
- a CDS encoding DUF5941 domain-containing protein — MSTAILTGSPVPGSSIEGDLRSLGFDVRTASDAGDAEALLAAVPGDQRVAVVDARFVGHEHALRLGLTDPRFPLGAIPGAVTAQPAGRQALTRAMARENSASGGAAHGGAPARAKSSVGDVDSVADRVAAALDADGVDVHRPELGSLVAEVPADPQARNEARQAVAAVDDEAVRLKSAVKARDGFFTTYCISPYSRYVARWCARRGLSPNQVTTASLITALIAAACAATGTRGGFVAAGVLLIASFVLDCTDGQLARYSLQYSTLGAWLDATFDRAKEYAYYAGLALGAARGGDDVWALALGAMVLQTCRHVVDFSFNEANHDATANTSPTAALSDKLDSVGWTVWVRRMIVLPIGERWAMIAVLTAATTPRITFYALLVGCAFAATYTTAGRVLRSLTRRARRTDRAAQALADLADSGPLTELLARTLPAGIRIPAPLSAVVGVLLLVLAAALDGPGFALLVAAVLYVLLSADAVVRPLKGALDWLVPPLFRAGEYCTVLVLAARADVNGALPAAFGLVAAVAYHHYDTVYRIRGNAGAPPAWLVRAIGGQDGRTLLVAVLAVLLTTSQFTVALTVLAVVVAVVVLFESIRFWVAAHRAGAPSVHDEGEPA; from the coding sequence TTGTCGACCGCCATCCTCACCGGCTCGCCGGTCCCCGGATCGTCGATCGAGGGCGATCTGCGGTCCCTCGGCTTCGACGTCCGGACCGCCTCCGACGCCGGTGACGCCGAGGCCCTCCTCGCCGCCGTCCCCGGTGACCAGCGCGTCGCCGTCGTGGACGCCCGCTTCGTGGGTCACGAGCACGCGCTGCGCCTCGGCCTCACCGACCCCCGCTTCCCGCTCGGCGCGATCCCGGGCGCGGTGACAGCGCAGCCGGCCGGCCGCCAGGCCCTGACCCGCGCGATGGCCCGGGAGAACTCGGCGAGCGGCGGCGCCGCTCACGGGGGCGCGCCCGCGCGAGCGAAGTCGAGCGTGGGGGACGTCGACAGCGTCGCCGACCGGGTCGCCGCCGCCCTCGACGCCGACGGCGTCGACGTGCACCGCCCCGAACTGGGCAGCCTGGTCGCGGAGGTCCCCGCCGACCCGCAGGCCCGCAACGAGGCACGGCAGGCCGTCGCCGCCGTCGACGACGAGGCCGTCCGCCTGAAGTCGGCCGTGAAGGCCCGCGACGGCTTCTTCACCACGTACTGCATCAGCCCGTACTCGCGCTACGTCGCCCGCTGGTGCGCCCGCCGCGGCCTCTCCCCCAACCAGGTCACCACCGCCTCGCTGATCACCGCACTGATCGCGGCGGCCTGCGCGGCCACCGGCACCCGGGGCGGGTTCGTCGCGGCCGGCGTCCTGCTGATCGCGTCCTTCGTCCTGGACTGCACCGACGGCCAGCTCGCCCGCTACTCCTTGCAGTACTCCACGCTCGGCGCCTGGCTCGACGCCACCTTCGACCGAGCCAAGGAGTACGCCTACTACGCGGGCCTCGCGCTCGGCGCGGCCCGGGGCGGCGACGACGTGTGGGCCCTCGCGCTGGGCGCGATGGTCCTCCAGACCTGTCGGCACGTCGTGGACTTCTCCTTCAACGAGGCCAACCACGACGCCACCGCCAACACCAGCCCCACCGCCGCCCTCTCCGACAAGCTCGACAGCGTCGGCTGGACGGTCTGGGTGCGGCGGATGATAGTCCTGCCCATCGGCGAACGATGGGCCATGATCGCCGTTCTCACCGCTGCCACCACCCCGCGCATCACCTTCTACGCGCTGCTCGTCGGCTGCGCGTTCGCGGCGACCTACACCACGGCGGGCCGGGTCCTGCGCTCGCTGACCCGCAGGGCCAGGCGGACGGACCGGGCGGCGCAGGCACTGGCGGACCTCGCGGACAGCGGCCCGCTCACCGAACTGCTGGCCCGCACGCTCCCCGCCGGCATCCGCATTCCGGCGCCGCTCAGTGCGGTCGTCGGCGTCCTCCTGCTGGTCCTCGCGGCCGCGCTCGACGGGCCGGGCTTCGCGCTCCTCGTGGCCGCGGTCCTGTACGTCCTGCTCTCCGCCGACGCCGTCGTCCGCCCCCTCAAGGGGGCCCTCGACTGGCTGGTCCCGCCGCTCTTCCGGGCCGGCGAGTACTGCACGGTCCTCGTCCTCGCGGCCCGGGCCGATGTGAACGGGGCGCTTCCCGCGGCTTTCGGGCTCGTCGCCGCCGTCGCCTACCATCACTACGACACGGTGTACCGCATCCGCGGCAACGCCGGAGCGCCGCCGGCCTGGCTGGTGCGCGCCATCGGGGGGCAGGACGGGCGCACGCTGCTCGTCGCCGTGCTGGCCGTACTGCTCACCACCTCGCAGTTCACGGTCGCGCTCACGGTCCTCGCCGTGGTCGTCGCCGTCGTGGTGCTCTTCGAGAGCATCCGCTTCTGGGTCGCCGCCCACCGGGCAGGCGCCCCGTCCGTACACGATGAAGGAGAACCCGCATGA
- a CDS encoding sugar phosphate nucleotidyltransferase gives MIGLVLAAGAGRRLRPYTDSLPKALVPVGPAGIEGEPTVLDLTLGNFAEIGLTEVAVIVGYRKEAVYERRAALEAKYGLKLTLIDNDKAEEWNNAYSLWCGRDALKDGVILANGDTVHPVSVEKTLLAARGEGKKIILALDTVKSLADEEMKVVVDPEKGMTKITKLMDPAEATGEYIGVTLIEGDAAPELADALKTVWETDPQQFYEHGYQELVNRGFRIDVAPIGDVKWVEIDNHDDLARGREIACQY, from the coding sequence ATGATCGGCCTCGTGCTGGCGGCCGGCGCCGGACGGCGTCTGCGCCCCTACACCGACAGCCTGCCCAAGGCGCTGGTGCCGGTGGGGCCCGCGGGCATAGAGGGCGAGCCCACGGTGCTGGACCTGACGCTCGGCAACTTCGCCGAGATCGGTCTGACCGAGGTCGCGGTCATCGTCGGCTACCGCAAGGAGGCCGTGTACGAGCGCAGGGCGGCGCTGGAGGCGAAGTACGGCCTCAAGCTCACCCTCATCGACAACGACAAGGCCGAGGAGTGGAACAACGCCTACTCCCTGTGGTGCGGTCGTGACGCCCTCAAGGACGGGGTGATCCTCGCCAACGGCGACACCGTCCACCCCGTCTCCGTCGAGAAGACGCTGCTCGCGGCCCGTGGCGAGGGCAAGAAGATCATCCTCGCCCTCGACACCGTGAAGTCCCTCGCGGACGAGGAGATGAAGGTCGTCGTCGACCCCGAGAAGGGCATGACGAAGATCACCAAGCTGATGGATCCGGCCGAGGCCACCGGCGAGTACATCGGCGTCACCCTCATCGAGGGCGACGCGGCCCCCGAGCTGGCCGACGCGCTCAAGACCGTGTGGGAGACCGACCCGCAGCAGTTCTACGAGCACGGGTACCAGGAACTGGTGAACCGGGGCTTCCGTATCGACGTGGCGCCGATCGGCGACGTCAAGTGGGTCGAGATCGACAACCATGACGATCTCGCCCGTGGACGGGAGATCGCGTGCCAGTACTGA
- a CDS encoding cation diffusion facilitator family transporter codes for MGAGHDHGHTHTHVPTTGTAAAAYRGRLRVALSITLAVMVVEIVGGMLADSLALIADAAHMATDALGLGMALLAIHFANRPPSETRTFGLARAEILAALANCLLLLGVGGYVLYEAVQRFFTPAATEGGLMIWFGAFGLVANMISMSLLMRGQSESLNVRGAFLEVAADALGSVAVLISAVVILTTGWQAADPVASLVIGLMIVPRTVKLLRETLDVLLESAPKDVDMAEVRSHILALDGVEDVHDLHAWTITSGMPVLSAHVVVRSDVLNAIGHEKMLHELQGCLGHHFDVEHCTFQLEPSGHAEHEARLCH; via the coding sequence ATGGGGGCTGGGCACGACCACGGCCATACGCACACGCACGTGCCGACCACCGGTACGGCCGCGGCGGCCTACCGGGGCAGACTGCGCGTCGCGCTGTCGATCACGCTCGCCGTCATGGTCGTCGAGATCGTCGGCGGGATGCTCGCCGACTCCCTCGCGCTGATCGCGGACGCCGCACACATGGCGACGGACGCGCTGGGCCTGGGTATGGCGCTGCTCGCCATCCACTTCGCCAACCGGCCGCCCAGCGAGACCCGCACCTTCGGGCTGGCCCGCGCCGAGATCCTGGCCGCCCTCGCCAACTGTCTGCTGCTGCTCGGGGTGGGCGGCTACGTCCTGTACGAGGCGGTCCAGCGGTTCTTCACTCCCGCCGCCACCGAGGGCGGGCTGATGATCTGGTTCGGCGCGTTCGGTCTGGTCGCGAACATGATCTCGATGTCGCTGCTGATGCGCGGCCAGTCGGAGAGCCTGAACGTGCGCGGGGCGTTCCTGGAGGTGGCGGCGGACGCGCTGGGATCGGTGGCGGTGCTGATCTCGGCGGTGGTGATCCTGACCACCGGCTGGCAGGCCGCCGACCCGGTCGCCTCGCTCGTCATCGGCCTGATGATCGTGCCGCGCACCGTGAAGCTGCTGCGCGAGACGCTCGACGTGCTGCTGGAGTCGGCCCCCAAGGACGTCGACATGGCGGAGGTGCGGTCCCACATACTCGCCCTGGACGGGGTGGAGGACGTCCACGATCTGCACGCGTGGACCATCACCTCCGGGATGCCGGTGCTGTCGGCGCACGTGGTGGTGCGCTCGGACGTACTGAACGCGATCGGCCACGAGAAGATGCTGCACGAGCTCCAGGGCTGCCTGGGCCACCACTTCGACGTGGAGCACTGCACCTTCCAGCTGGAGCCGAGCGGGCACGCCGAGCACGAGGCGCGGCTCTGTCACTGA
- a CDS encoding DJ-1/PfpI family protein, which produces MQIAVVVYDRFTALDVVGPYEMLSRAPGAETVFVAEERGPVRTETGFLAVTADRALSEVPAPDVVIVSGGPGQSALMDHEPLLDWLRTADATSTWTTSVCSGSLLLAAAGLLEGRRATSHWLALRQLEAFGVEPTGERVVFDGKYVTAAGVSSGIDMGLALLGRIAGDDHARAVQLGTEYDPQPPYDAGAPHKAPAHLVEKLRARSRFILT; this is translated from the coding sequence ATGCAGATCGCCGTCGTCGTCTACGACCGCTTCACCGCCCTCGACGTCGTGGGCCCGTACGAGATGCTCTCCCGCGCCCCGGGCGCGGAGACCGTCTTCGTGGCCGAGGAGAGAGGGCCCGTCCGCACGGAGACCGGCTTCCTGGCCGTCACCGCCGACCGGGCGCTGTCCGAGGTCCCCGCCCCCGACGTCGTGATCGTCTCCGGGGGGCCCGGCCAGAGCGCGCTGATGGACCACGAGCCCCTGCTCGACTGGCTCCGGACCGCCGACGCCACCAGCACCTGGACGACATCCGTGTGCTCCGGCTCCCTGCTGCTCGCCGCCGCGGGTCTCCTCGAAGGCCGCCGGGCCACCTCCCACTGGCTGGCCCTCCGGCAGCTCGAGGCGTTCGGTGTCGAACCGACCGGCGAACGCGTCGTCTTCGACGGCAAGTACGTCACCGCGGCCGGTGTCTCGTCCGGCATCGACATGGGACTCGCCCTGCTCGGCCGGATCGCGGGCGACGACCATGCCCGGGCCGTCCAGCTGGGCACGGAGTACGACCCGCAGCCGCCCTACGACGCGGGCGCCCCGCACAAGGCACCCGCCCACCTCGTGGAGAAGCTGCGGGCCCGCAGCCGCTTCATCCTGACGTAG
- the idi gene encoding isopentenyl-diphosphate Delta-isomerase: MPITPATATHTSSNGTADAILLELVDENGVTIGTAEKLAAHQPPGQLHRAFSVFLFDERGRLLLQQRALGKYHSPGVWSNTCCGHPYPGEAPFAAAARRTFEELGVSPSLLAEAGTVRYNHPDPESGLVEQEYNHLFVGLVQSPLRPDAEEVGNTAFVTPAELAERHARDTFSAWFMTVLDAARPAVRELTGPSAGW; encoded by the coding sequence ATGCCGATCACACCTGCCACCGCGACACACACGTCGTCGAACGGCACCGCGGACGCGATCTTGCTGGAGCTGGTCGACGAGAACGGCGTCACGATCGGCACCGCGGAGAAGCTGGCCGCCCATCAGCCGCCGGGGCAGCTGCACCGCGCCTTCTCCGTGTTCCTCTTCGACGAGCGGGGCCGGCTGCTGCTCCAGCAGCGGGCGCTCGGCAAGTACCACTCCCCCGGTGTGTGGTCCAACACCTGCTGCGGTCACCCCTACCCCGGTGAGGCGCCGTTCGCGGCGGCCGCGCGGCGTACCTTCGAGGAGCTCGGCGTCTCCCCGTCGCTGCTCGCCGAGGCGGGCACGGTCCGCTACAACCACCCGGATCCGGAGTCGGGCCTGGTGGAGCAGGAGTACAACCACCTGTTCGTCGGGCTGGTGCAGTCCCCGCTGCGGCCGGACGCGGAGGAGGTCGGGAACACGGCCTTCGTGACGCCCGCCGAGCTGGCGGAGCGGCACGCCAGGGACACGTTCTCCGCGTGGTTCATGACCGTGCTGGACGCGGCGCGCCCGGCGGTCAGAGAGCTGACGGGGCCGTCGGCCGGCTGGTGA
- a CDS encoding enoyl-CoA hydratase/isomerase family protein, whose amino-acid sequence MEPDLLHGVTDAVATVVLHHPAKRNAMTAAMWAALPPLLDTLAADPAVRALVLTGAGGTFCAGADISTLQGSSQEAQELAVRAEEALAAFPKPTLAAVRGHCVGGGAQLAVACDLRFAEEGAQFGVTPAKLGIVYASTATRRLVSLVGPATAKYLLFSGELIDTERALRTGLVDEVLPVDGLEQRVAEFTRVLVSRSQLTQAAAKEFANGRGDRDAHWSAQARGSGDTAEGVAAFLERREPRFTWTTSG is encoded by the coding sequence ATGGAGCCCGATCTGCTGCACGGCGTCACCGACGCGGTCGCCACCGTCGTCCTGCACCACCCGGCGAAGCGCAACGCCATGACGGCCGCGATGTGGGCGGCGCTGCCCCCGTTGCTCGACACGCTGGCCGCCGACCCGGCGGTGCGGGCGCTGGTGCTGACCGGCGCGGGCGGCACCTTCTGCGCAGGGGCCGACATCTCCACGCTCCAGGGGTCGTCGCAGGAGGCGCAGGAGCTGGCGGTGCGTGCCGAGGAGGCCCTGGCGGCGTTCCCGAAGCCGACCCTGGCCGCGGTCCGGGGGCACTGCGTCGGCGGTGGCGCCCAGCTCGCCGTGGCGTGCGACCTGCGGTTCGCCGAGGAGGGCGCGCAGTTCGGGGTGACACCGGCGAAGCTCGGGATCGTCTACGCGTCCACCGCCACCCGGCGCCTGGTGTCCCTGGTGGGCCCGGCCACCGCCAAGTACCTGCTGTTCTCGGGCGAGTTGATCGACACCGAGCGGGCGCTGCGCACGGGTCTGGTCGACGAGGTGCTGCCCGTCGACGGACTCGAGCAGCGCGTCGCGGAGTTCACCCGCGTGCTGGTGTCCCGCTCACAGCTGACGCAGGCCGCCGCGAAGGAGTTCGCGAACGGCCGCGGGGACCGGGACGCCCACTGGAGCGCGCAGGCGCGCGGCAGCGGCGACACCGCGGAGGGCGTCGCCGCGTTCCTGGAGCGCAGGGAGCCGCGCTTCACCTGGACTACGTCAGGATGA